Proteins from a genomic interval of Lycium ferocissimum isolate CSIRO_LF1 chromosome 2, AGI_CSIRO_Lferr_CH_V1, whole genome shotgun sequence:
- the LOC132035881 gene encoding salicylic acid-binding protein 2 has translation MEIIEEQGKHFVLVHGACHGGWSWYKLKPLLEAAGHKVTALDLTASGIDSRKIEQLRTLHDYTLPLMELMESLPQEEKVILIGHSLGGMNLGLAMEKYPQKIYAAVFLAAFMPDSVHISSYVLNQYYERTPAENWLDTQFTPYGSPEEPLTAMFFGPKFLAHKLYQLCSPEDLALASSLVRPSSLFLDDLSKAKYFTDEGYGSVKRVYIVCTEDKGIPAEFQRWQIDNIGVTEAKEIKDADHMAMLCKPKQLCASLLEIAHKYN, from the exons ATGGAGATTATTGAGGAACAAGGAAAGCACTTTGTTTTGGTACATGGTGCATGCCATGGAGGTTGGAGTTGGTACAAGCTAAAGCCATTGCTAGAGGCTGCAGGTCACAAAGTCACAGCCCTTGACTTGACAGCCTCTGGCATTGATTCGAGAAAAATCGAGCAACTCCGCACACTTCATGACTATACTTTGCCATTGATGGAGTTGATGGAATCCCTTCCACAAGAGGAGAAGGTTATATTAATTGGGCATAGTCTTGGTGGTATGAATTTGGGACTTGCTATGGAAAAATATCCACAAAAGATCTATGCTGCTGTATTCTTGGCTGCCTTCATGCCTGATTCTGTCCACATCTCCTCCTATGTTTTGAATCAG TATTATGAGCGAACGCCAGCAGAGAATTGGTTGGACACTCAGTTTACACCTTATGGTTCACCTGAAGAGCCACTGACAGCCATgttttttggccccaaatttttggCCCACAAGCTCTACCAGCTATGTTCTCCTGAG GATCTtgcattagcatcatcattggTGAGACCAAGCTCTCTGTTTCTCGATGATCTGTCAAAGGCCAAGTATTTCACAGATGAAGGGTATGGATCAGTGAAGAGAGTTTACATAGTGTGCACAGAGGATAAAGGCATACCAGCAGAGTTCCAACGATGGCAAATTGACAACATTGGTGTTACAGAAGCAAAGGAGATTAAGGATGCTGATCACATGGCAATGCTATGCAAGCCCAAACAACTTTGCGCTAGTCTTTTGGAGATTGCCCATAAATACAACTGA